In Camelina sativa cultivar DH55 chromosome 17, Cs, whole genome shotgun sequence, the genomic stretch NNNNNNNNNNNNNNNNNNNNNNNNNNNNNNNNNNNNNNNNNNNNNNNNNNNNNNNNNNNNNNNNNNNNNNNNNNNNNNNNNNNNNNNNNNNNNNNNNNNNNNNNNNNNNNNNNNNNNNNNNNNNNNNNNNNNNNNNNNNNNNNNNNNNNNNNNNNNNNNNNNNNNNNNNNNNNNNNNNNNNNNNNNNNNNNNNNNNNNNNNNNNNNNNNNNNNNNNNNNNNNNNNNNNNNNNNNNNNNNNNNNNNNNNNNNNNNNNNNNNNNNNNNNNNNNNNNNNNNNNNNNNNNNNNNNNNNNNNNNNNNNNNNNNNNNNNNNNNNNNNNNNNNNNNNNNNNNNNNNNNNNNNNNNNNNNNNNNNNNNNNNNNNNNNNNNNNNNNNNNNNNNNNNNNNNNNNNNNNNNNNNNNNNNNNNNNNNNNNNNNNNNNNNNNNNNNNNNNNNNNNNNNNNNNNNNNNNNNNNNNNNNNNNNNNNNNNNNNNNNNNNNNNNNNNNNNNNNNNNNNNNNNNNNNNNNNNNNNNNNNNNNNNNNNNNNNNNNNNNNNNNNNNNNNNNNNNNNNNNNNNNNNNNNNNNNNNNNNNNNNNNNNNNNNNNNNNNNNNNNNNNNNNNNNNNNNNNNNNNNNNNNNNNNNNNNNNNNNNNNNNNNNNNNNNNNNNNNNNNNNNNNNNNNNNNNNNNNNNNNNNNNNNNNNNNNNNNNNNNNNNNNNNNNNNNNNNNNNNNNNNNNNNNNNNNNNNNNNNNNNNNNNNNNNNNNNNNNNNNNNNNNNNNNNNNNNNNNNNNNNNNNNNNNNNNNNNNNNNNNNNNNNNNNNNNNNNNNNNNNNNNNNNNNNNNNNNNNNNNNNNNNNNNNNNNNNNNNNNNNNNNNNNNNNNNNNNNNNNNNNNNNNNNNNNNNNNNNNNNNNNNNNNNNNNNNNNNNNNNNNNNNNNNNNNNNNNNNNNNNNNNNNNNNNNNNNNNNNNNNNNNNNNNNNNNNNNNNNNNNNNNNNNNNNNNNNNNNNNNNNNNNNNNNNNNNNNNNNNNNNNNNNNNNNNNNNNNNNNNNNNNNNNNNNNNNNNNNNNNNNNNNNNNNNNNNNNNNNNNNNNNNNNNNNNNNNNNNNNNNNNNNNNNNNNNNNNNNNNNNNNNNNNNNNNNNNNNNNNNNNNNNNNNNNNNNNNNNNNNNNNNNNNNNNNNNNNNNNNNNNNNNNNNNNNNNNNNNNNNNNNNNNNNNNNNNNNNNNNNNNNNNNNNNNNNNNNNNNNNNNNNNNNNNNNNNNNNNNNNNNNNNNNNNNNNNNNNNNNNNNNNNNNNNNNNNNNNNNNNNNNNNNNNNNNNNNNNNNNNNNNNNNNNNNNNNNNNNNNNNNNNNNNNNNNNNNNNNNNNNNNNNNNNNNNNNNNNNNNNNNNNNNNNNNNNNNNNNNNNNNNNNNNNNNNNNNNNNNNNNNNNNNNNNNNNNNNNNNNNNNNNNNNNNNNNNNNNNNNNNNNNNNNNNNNNNNNNNNNNNNNNNNNNNNNNNNNNNNNNNNNNNNNNNNNNNNNNNNNNNNNNNNNNNNNNNNNNNNNNNNNNNNNNNNNNNNNNNNNNNNNNNNNNNNNNNNNNNNNNNNNNNNNNNNNNNNNNNNNNNNNNNNNNNNNNNNNNNNNNNNNNNNNNNNNNNNNNNNNNNNNNNNNNNNNNNNNNNNNNNNNNNNNNNNNNNNNNNNNNNNNNNNNNNNNNNNNNNNNNNNNNNNNNNNNNNNNNNNNNNNNNNNNNNNNNNNNNNNNNNNNNNNNNNNNNNNNNNNNNNNNNNNNNNNNNNNNNNNNNNNNNNNNNNNNNNNNNNNNNNNNNNNNNNNNNNNNNNNNNNNNNNNNNNNNNNNNNNNNNNNNNNNNNNNNNNNNNNNNNNNNNNNNNNNNNNNNNNNNNNNNNNNNNNNNNNNNNNNNNNNNNNNNNNNNNNNNNNNNNNNNNNNNNNNNNNNNNNNNNNNNNNNNNNNNNNNNNNNNNNNNNNNNNNNNNNNNNNNNNNNNNNNNNNNNNNNNNNNNNNNNNNNNNNNNNNNNNNNNNNNNNNNNNNNNNNNNNNNNNNNNNNNNNNNNNNNNNNNNNNNNNNNNNNNNNNNNNNNNNNNNNNNNNNNNNNNNNNNNNNNNNNNNNNNNNNNNNNNNNNNNNNNNNNNNNNNNNNNNNNNNNNNNNNNNNNNNNNNNNNNNNNNNNNNNNNNNNNNNNNNNNNNNNNNNNNNNNNNNNNNNNNNNNNNNNNNNNNNNNNNNNNNNNNNNNNNNNNNNNNNNNNNNNNNNNNNNNNNNNNNNNNNNNNNNNNNNNNNNNNNNNNNNNNNNNNNNNNNNNNNNNNNNNNNNNNNNNNNNNNNNNNNNNNNNNNNNNNNNNNNNNNNNNNNNNNNNNNNNNNNNNNNNNNNNNNNNNNNNNNNNNNNNNNNNNNNNNNNNNNNNNNNNNNNNNNNNNNNNNNNNNNNNNNNNNNNNNNNNNNNNNNNNNNNNNNNNNNNNNNNNNNNNNNNNNNNNNNNNNNNNNNNNNNNNNNNNNNNNNNNNNNNNNNNNNNNNNNNNNNNNNNNNNNNNNNNNNNNNNNNNNNNNNNNNNNNNNNNNNNNNNNNNNNNNNNNNNNNNNNNNNNNNNNNNNNNNNNNNNNNNNNNNNNNNNNNNNNNNNNNNNNNNNNNNNNNNNNNNNNNNNNNNNNNNNNNNNNNNNNNNNNNNNNNNNNNNNNNNNNNNNNNNNNNNNNNNNNNNNNNNNNNNNNNNNNNNNNNNNNNNNNNNNNNNNNNNNNNNNNNNNNNNNNNNNNNNNNNNNNNNNNNNNNNNNNNNNNNNNNNNNNNNNNNNNNNNNNNNNNNNNNNNNNNNNNNNNNNNNNNNNNNNNNNNNNNNNNNNNNNNNNNNNNNNNNNNNNNNNNNNNNNNNNNNNNNNNNNNNNNNNNNNNNNNNNNNNNNNNNNNNNNNNNNNNNNNNNNNNNNNNNNNNNNNNNNNNNNNNNNNNNNNNNNNNNNNNNNNNNNNNNNNNNNNNNNNNNNNNNNNNNNNNNNNNNNNNNNNNNNNNNNNNNNNNNNNNNNNNNNNNNNNNNNNNNNNNNNNNNNNNNNNNNNNNNNNNNNNNNNNNNNNNNNNNNNNNNNNNNNNNNNNNNNNNNNNNNNNNNNNNNNNNNNNNNNNNNNNNNNNNNNNNNNNNNNNNNNNNNNNNNNNNNNNNNNNNNNNNNNNNNNNNNNNNNNNNNNNNNNNNNNNNNNNNNNNNNNNNNNNNNNNNNNNNNNNNNNNNNNNNNNNNNNNNNNNNNNNNNNNNNNNNNNNNNNNNNNNNNNNNNNNNNNNNNNNNNNNNNNNNNNNNNNNNNNNNNNNNNNNNNNNNNNNNNNNNNNNNNNNNNNNNNNNNNNNNNNNNNNNNNNNNNNNNNNNNNNNNNNNNNNNNNNNNNNNNNNNNNNNNNNNNNNNNNNNNNNNNNNNNNNNNNNNNNNNNNNNNNNNNNNNNNNNNNNNNNNNNNNNNNNNNNNNNNNNNNNNNNNNNNNNNNNNNNNNNNNNNNNNNNNNNNNNNNNNNNNNNNNNNNNNNNNNNNNNNNNNNNNNNNNNNNNNNNNNNNNNNNNNNNNNNNNNNNNNNNNNNNNNNNNNNNNNNNNNNNNNNNNNNNNNNNNNNNNNNNNNNNNNNNNNNNNNNNNNNNNNNNNNNNNNNNNNNNNNNNNNNNNNNNNNNNNNNNNNNNNNNNNNNNNNNNGGAGATGTTGATATGGATTTTGTCTTAGGGATAGGAGGTTATGATCTTGAGAGGTAACTTCTGCTATGTATTTTGTCCAAGTTTAagtatctttctttctctctgttggTGTCCTGAAATAGCATACCTTTTCAGAATTGATTCAGAAGTCAATGTAGATGGCTTGAGTTGTGCagaggatcatcatcatcatcaccatcaatgcAGTCATGGTATATAGACCAGTCTTCAAATAGAAACTGGTTTGTTAACCTAGCTAATTTAGAAGTTGAATCATTCCACGAGCATCTTCGAATTTCACTTTTGTCATTATAAATGAGTGATAAACTTATACTAATACAAGAAAGCACAACGAACATCAACATGATCATGTTCATGACTCTGCTGTCACAAGTGTTAGCATAGTTTCCGAAGGAATTCTTGatcttgatgaggtaaaaagctACTTTCCTCCATCTTTACTTTAGCTGATTCTTGAGTACATCATGCCATCTCGATTGACCTTAACACATTCTGTTTATATGAACTTGTATAGGTTGACGATTGGTTAGAAAGATTGATCGAAGAAAAAGGCGATGATTTATACAGAATGAAAGGTGTTCTCTCCATCGAGAGCTCTGATCAACGTTATATTTTCCAGGTCTTGAAAATACTAGTTCAACCGTTACTTATACGATTAATCTCTTGTATAGTTTATTTAAATCCATTGGAGTTGACAATGGAATCCATTGCAGGGAGTCCATTCGACGTTAGACGGATGCCCAGGCAAATCATGGGAACCCGAAGAGAAGCGGATAAACAAACTTGTGTTTATTGGAAGAAACTTAGATGAGACCATTCTCAGGAAAGGCTTTAAAGGTTGTCTAATATAAAAAGNNNNNNNNNNNNNNNNNNNNNNNNNNNNNNNNNNNNNNNNNNNNNNNNNNNNNNNNNNNNNNNNNNNNNNNNNNNNNNNNNNNNNNNNNNNNNNNNNNNNNNNNNNNNNNNNNNNNNNNNNNNNNNNNNNNNNNNNNNNNNNNNNNNNNNNNNNNNNNNNNNNNNNNNNNNNNNNNNNNNNNNNNNNNNNNNNNNNNNNNNNNNNNNNNNNNNNNNNNNNNNNNNNNNNNNNNNNNNNNNNNNNNNNNNNNNNNNNNNNNNNNNNNNNNNNNNNNNNNNNNNNNNNNNNNNNNNNNNNNNNNNNNNNNNNNNNNNNNNNNNNNNNNNNNNNNNNNNNNNNNNNNNNNNNNNNNNNNNNNNNNNNNNNNNNNNNNNNNNNNNNNNNNNNNNNNNNNNNNNNNNNNNNNNNNNNNNNNNNNNNNNNNNNNNNNNNNNNNNNNNNNNNNNNNNNNNNNNNNNNNNNNNNNNNNNNNNNNNNNNNNNNNNNNNNNNNNNNNNNNNNNNNNNNNNNNNNNNNNNNNNNNNNNNNNNNNNNNNNNNNNNNNNNNNNNNNNNNNNNNNNNNNNNNNNNNNNNNNNNNNNNNNNaaaaaaaaaaaaaaaaaaaaaaaaaaaaaaaaaaaaaaaaaaaaaaaaaaaaattatatttacactACTTTTGTCCCTTTTACAAGTGCATGAAAGGTATAGGATTAATCTACCTGGAGACAATTTTTCTGAGTcgtcaaatttttaatatatttaatttatatttataaatattttagaattaagttatatattccttttgtttcacaaaatgtCATGTTAGcattattttgtatgttttaataTAAGTGTTGTCTTAGAttttcaacataaaatttggcataaaaatttctaatttaatttttatgttctaatataaatattcctaatatcaaaaactaatttaaatttaaagggtgtaagaaaaattattttatgttctttAAGTTTGTTAaaaagtgtcaaaatgacatGAGAGAGATCGggagtgtatatatatgtgcgCCATTTGTAACAGGATCGGtgtattttaaaactattgatGGTGTTGTTATGTACGAACGTGGGTTTGTGTTCATCATGAAGAAGTCGACAAATATATCACATCCTTATAACATACTTTCTTATATTATCccacaaatatatttgtatataaagataTGACTCGTCTACGGTTAATATACTTCCCAGCCATTTTACGTGTTCTTGTGCGAAGTTGTtacatatacttttaaaaaatattatcccacatgtttttgtgaatattttggGTTGCCGTATATATTATCATCtaagttatttaaatttatacccacaaaaaaaaaaaacgatatccaatgaaaaagaaaagcattCATCACACCGTATGATAACAGTTTTTTTATGTAATCAATATTTGAATACTGAATGAATCgcaaattatttttcaataattcaatataattttgtaatattattagaaaattatTACAAATGTCACACACAAATATACAAACGGTTTAAAAATTGCATCATACTGTACTGATATGTTTGCATAGAATTTTAGTATCTGTTTCAAACATACATTTTAACTATTCAACAGAAAGAAATGAAAGTCATATAATGTTTCTGTGGCGGATTCTTATTGGTTAACAAAGAAACGTATTCCGAGAAATGCGGTTGTATCTCTTTGCTTCGCCGTTGATCACTCATCACTTCTCTTTACAATCGCAAGTGTACCCGTACATATATACGtaattaatagatatatatatatgtctactCGTATGATGTTGTATAATATCTCGTCTTATCAATTTCATAATCAAGTTCGTTTTGGAGTGATCTTGTCATAAAACTATGTCAAGACAAGAAATCATAATCTAAAATGAAAGATAATTAGAGGTCTTTTGTTTGAATTCcgttaataattaaatcaaagatTAGTAAAACTTGAAATGGTATTCAAAAAACAGTGTGCTATTATTCTCTCACAATAATATGAAtctcttttattcttcttgCGGGCagacagacaaaaaaaagtagtattaatttatactatcaATTATAAAGTTGTACCTCTATGCTAACGAATTATTTGCGGCGAGTAATCAAGAACTAATATTATATTAGAACTTCACAAACTCAAGTAAACTCAGAAAGATAATCTAAACTAAAAAGTACAACAAGACTTGGCCATTGATCCGATTATCTAttaaatgattaataaataGAGTATCTCACTTACTTTAACTTATATTTCCGTCcatactttataaattaatatctcgttataatattatattggtTACTATGAaatctgtctctctctctctctcaccaacATGTAGAAGGGGAAGAAGATGTTACTTCATCTCATCACGAAAAGTcagcgtctctctctctctctcttcatcatctaccttccttcttctcctcaatCTTTTCTCAagaaattttcccaaaaaaacaCTCACAACTACGATACTAGAAACATAATCTCTTCTTCCACTACCTCTCCTTCGGATTCGTTATATATGATCATATTATCTTGATTCTCGATCCGATtctttcctctatatatatagtttgtatatatacagCAAGATATATACACTCATCATCGTCATATAGATTATGTGCAGCGTCTCTGAGCTTCTTGACATGGATAGCTTCCAAGGAGACTTAACCGACGTCGTACGAGGAATCGGAGGCCACGTGTTGTCGCCGGAAACTCCTCCTCAGAACATCTGGCCTATTCCTCTCACGCATCCACCACCATCGCCATCATCAGATCTTCATATAAATCCATTTGGAGATCCATTTGTGAGCATGAACGATCCACTCCTTCAAGAACTCAACGCCGTCACAAACTCCAGCTATTTCTCCACCATAGGAGATAGCAACAACACCAATAATAACGGTTTCTTGGTTCCTAAGGTATTCGAGGAGGACCATATAAAGAGTCAATGCAGTATCTTCCCAAGAATCCGGATCTCGCATAGTAACATCATCCACGATTCCTCTCCGTGTAATTCTCCGGCCATGTCGGCTCACGCTGTCGCCGCCGCAGCAGCCGCCTCACCGAGAGGGATCATCAACGTAGACACAAACAGTCCTAGAAACTGTCTATTGGTCGATGGCAACACGTTCTCCTCGCAGATTCAGATATCTTCCCCTCGGAATCTAGGCCTTAAAAGAAGGtacaaattttagtttattaattattcttcATCTTGGATCAAATGATTCATTAAATGCTAGCTTTCTATAATTAAGATATATTGATTTAATCCGAAGATGGTTTTTAAAGTGATTATCTGTATAAAATAATTGGGATTCAATTTGCATTATTTTGATGATACCATATAGGGTAAAGTAAATTAGGGTTATAGGCCACTAGGTAGCTAGGTTTATAGGAAACAAATCAATCTCTATTAACATTCGGAAAAAGTCGGATGCACGCATATGCTAATAATAGAATGAAAATTATGATTCTCTTTGTGTATGTATATCATAATTCCCATTATTGagtgttttagggttttttttgtcttttaaattttctgtatatatatatagacagtatatatttaattgtttagATTCATAAGAGGAAGGAGGGTTGAGGTTGAAGACACATGCAGGAGAATCTATGAACTGTCACaattaaaagaacatataactgCGTTGCATCATGTCTCAAACCCAACTGATAATAATGTCCCACTACCAAACTTAGCTTTCACAACTTACATATATACACACGTACGTGCACTGTATATAGATCAAAAACCACACGTGTGTAAGTATGTTGTATATACTGGTTGCAGAAAGAGTCAAGCAAAGAAGGTGGTGTGCATACCAGCGCCGGCTGCGATGAACAGCCGATCAAGTGGGGAAGTGGTTCCGTCTGATCTATGGGCTTGGCGTAAGTACGGTCAAAAACCCATCAAAGGCTCTCCTTTTCCAAGGTACTACATACTATCTCATCATACCAAAACAATTTCatatatgataatatatatttatatatcaaagaCTAAACTAAACTTTCTTTCACCACCACATTTTTCTTGGCTCAAGTTGCTACGAATATTCGTATGTTGCAACAACTCGCCTCGTGATAATTGGTCCCTATGTATATTATTCACCcatgaaaataattaatatttgctTACTTATACGTACGAACTATGTTAAGTTACGGTTAGGGTCCAGGCATTATGTTAAAACTTaattacaaaagcaaaagaaatttGCAATGATAtcgtttttatttgatttcattttgtaGCCAATAGAATgatatataatcatcataatggttatatatatgtatatatatcataacacaattatattttgtatatgtaaCAGATTTGGCTAATCTCTATggtttcttaattatatatgattgttgCTTTCAGGGGTTACTATAGATGCAGCAGCTCAAAAGGTTGTTCAGCAAGAAAGCAAGTCGAAAGGAGCCGAACCGATCCAAACATGTTGGTGATTACATATACCTCGGAACATAACCATCCTTGGCCCATCCAACGCAACGCTCTCGCTGGCTCCACAcgctcctcctcttcctccactaACCCTAATTCCTCCAAATCCCCAACggcaaacgcaaacgcagcgGCCACATCCATTGGCTCCCAAAATACCACCTACTTGCCTTCCTCCgccactcctcctcctcctcctcctcccgtCTCAGTCTCCTCAGTAAAAGATGAACGGGGAGATGATATGGAGTTGGAAAATGTAGAAGACGATGACGATATTGCTCCATATAGACCGGAGCTTCATGATCATCAGAACCAGCCAGATGATTTCTTCGCAGATCTTGAAGAGCTAGAAGGAGATTCTCTTAGCATGTTGCTTTCTCAAGGCTGTGCCGGCGATGGGAAAGATAAAAAGATGGCGTCTGATGGGATCAGCGATTTCTTCGGCTGGTCGGGggataacaataataataataataataataacgaCGACCGAGACTCAAGGTCGTTATAGATAgtgttaattacagataaacaaaatatttttaattaagttgAGCTTGTGAAAATGACTATCGTAGTGTCTGGTCAGGTGTGGGCTAATGTCTAATGAGCTGCTTACTTGACAGACCGTGAACAGTATATATCGTCATTTGTTctacatttatttgttttttgtttttcgtttccGGCGGATCCCCtcttgtatattttaaaaaaaaaagaattgaaaaacaaagggcagtaattttcttcatttttttgtgaaaagaCATGCTTTATTTATTTCTCGACAATATTAGAGAAGATAATTTGACCAAAATTTCGTTAACAAATCGTTTGAGCTATATACATGCAGTTAATGGATTAATTGTTATAGTTAATATGTTATGTAAGTTTTGCTGCTGGGATGGGAGCAGGAGAAGTGGGGCTAAGGAATATATGGTGGATGGGACACAAAGTGAATAAGTTCGTTCATCTACAGTTCAATCACCAAACGCATCCAATAACCCATACCAAAGCTACCAAGCTAGGCATCTATATCGAATTATCTTGATTATAAGatcaaatttagaaaaatataaaattttaaatcacctgctataaatttatttattattttctgtttttttttaatggttaagAGGTTCAAGACTGTAGGTCCAAACATCCTATGGCAGAGCCTAGACCATATAAGACTATGTACAATGAGAGTgttgaataaatttttcaaCTGTTTAATTCATGCAATGGACCTGTTGAATTTTCTAAAAATCATACGTGTATTAAACTGAGTTGAATAAATTTAACTAGTTGAATCTGAAAAAAGCGGGAACTACATTGACACATGGCAAAATATGAGAGAAGATGTGAATGAGTTGTATCTATTTGCTTTTTGTGAGAATTTATTTCATCCTAATTATTTTAGCTCAATTATcttacattaatttatttttttataaaataaaagtacatcaaaattcatcatttaaaaaaatctataaatagagactagtcttgttttatttggaaatagaaaaaaatatcaatttttattagaattttcaattttcctTGGACCAATTATTTTGTTGGTGTGTGTTTAACCTTCTTCATTTtacttacaaaaacaaaaaaaaaataataattataaattacaatataaataaatttatatagaaattaattaattttaaattatattaatttagttttaattgataattattattagatatgtaatcataaatcataaattaaaataaaattaaataaacataaaatagtagggtaaggtgttgaattttattaaacagaACCATTGGAGAAGTTAAAATTGAATTGAGTGTTGAATGATTAGGTGGAAATAAGAGAAACTAATGTGGAGTGTTAAAAGTTGAGGTGGAGGGTGTTGAATCTGTTAACCATTGTACATAGTCTAATATGATTCAAGGTGGACTAGAGGGATTACTTATTTCAACAACCaataagtttatataaaaatattttaaaatggtcAGTTTTATGATTCATTGCGTTACGAATCTTCTACTAAATTCattatataatgttttgaaatttattgTCAGGTCGTCattgtgtttagttttttttgttgttcataATAAGATCCCACATTATATACAGTATCTTGTTTAGGatgttcttattttatttttaggatgtTGCTATATATATACGAGCATAATATTAATTGGAGTTGGGGGGTGATgaaatttttggatttatatatgtaaaatatgtaaGAATAATTTCTCAATCAGACAATGCATGTGGGCGATCTTGAAAGGCAGGGAGAAAAGCCCTAGTTTCACGGCTTTCTTAATGGGGAATTTAATTTAGAATCCCattctaattatattatattccGTAAAAGGCCAAGAGCTTAATTAATATACATACAAATGTTGTCTTTAATTCGTCGTTTTATGATATTATTCTTACATATACTTTGTTGAAACTGTCACACCTCTGTATGCACActgtttatttttaagatatcaACGGTTAATAACATGTCGcagaattttgtttgttttatgattttttgttaattatacaTCATTCTTcattgatgtatatattttttttatgatttcttGCAGCAAAACTTGttttatagaagaaaatatataatattttattttaaaatatttattttaaaatacaagtATAAAAATCTGTTTTATGATGGTTTTACAAAAACGCTTAAAATTTCGCAACATGTTATCATTACAGTGTTTTTGTAAATCCATCAAATTACAAtcacaaattattttcttacatgaATATAGAAAGGACATAATTCctcttttctgaaatttttaccATTAGTATGTAACTACTAGATTGAGAATTATCTTTTGAATGAATAATATGTAACTCACATATCTTTTCATTGTTAAATTATTTTCGTATATCATAGTAAATTTCATGTATGAAAGGTACATATTCAGATTCATTATCCCTCgatttttgtttggtaatttATATGAGTTACGTTATTCGATAGGTTTGACATGAGAAATGTCATGGATCTGTTATTTCTACTATCATTGGGATTCAAatgttcttctcttctcttatgttgtttggttaaataaagtggaaaaaaaaaaaacaagaagaagcaatcACAGCAGCACGTTTCACATACacgtattattttttttttattttaaatcatacacatatatacTATTTAATTATAACTGAATTATATGAAATGATCCATGAGAGTGTCAGAGACTCAGAGCAGCCTTTATCAATATGCTGTCCCGCGTTATTTACGCGATCGATCTAACAGTAACTGATGTGTGTATGTCAACTTTAATTCcatctttgtcttttttctcGTAccaattttctaaaattgaaaTCCATATACCAAATTTTGTATTTACAGATATTTACAAGAGTAATATAGGGATTTTAGTGACTTTACGTTCTAacttcgtaaaaaaaaaaaaatccttatatattaatagagaaacttTTTCTTGAAAAAGTTGATGTGTCGCCGTCAGAGAACTCAAGacacatttagcaaaaaaacacttaaattttctacttaattacattaacatgccactatatttaaaaataatgattaactgaataataattagatctGTCATcaattctcacacaaatttaaatatcacatattaaaacctataaaataattacatactattttaagtcaaaattttactaaaatttacttacaaatatacaagccaaagttatattatttttaagaaatcaatataaaaatcaatataagtaaatattctaaaaaggctataaaaacatataaagaataaaaatataaaattaataaacatataaagttattaaacatataacttattaacaaaatcatataaaaatattatttttaagttagtattattaccataataatttaaataacaagctttcaatagttattataattgattataaaaataaatatattacccctgaattatctccaactcattaaaggAAACtcaattcccaataaatatagatttatatatatatatatatatatatatatatattcataattaaatataaaaatgacaacaaattaggggatatcatgatgtgtgattatttataaatatctcagtatgtaaactaattaatctcaacatttagtgtgattattcattaaaaatggaaatattgataaccaaatcggaatatatgttttaattatatattaatcaatgtgctattaaaaaggaatgagagaATAAcctttatcattataaataaacttagtacccaaaaaaatcataatatatttaaaatgagtgattattagattatgaaaaattgttatagttacttgattaaccataaatataaaaaattgatttttaaagcacacaaaaatatatatttccataaattgtaacattttataaatattttccttaCCGCGTTCATATAATTCAcaggtgaaatgtattcttacacgaatacgttgattttgaaatttcattaattgTTCATAATggcttttttggtaataatccgttatttatagaaaatattaacaaaccgactaactcaaaatatttaaatagcctaatcacaaatattaaatcaataaattatattatctttaaaaaatttagtttagaatccgattgttactaacatataatgaaattaattaattaaactactgagtaatttagtatatgttgttatggt encodes the following:
- the LOC104757452 gene encoding probable WRKY transcription factor 14, translating into MCSVSELLDMDSFQGDLTDVVRGIGGHVLSPETPPQNIWPIPLTHPPPSPSSDLHINPFGDPFVSMNDPLLQELNAVTNSSYFSTIGDSNNTNNNGFLVPKVFEEDHIKSQCSIFPRIRISHSNIIHDSSPCNSPAMSAHAVAAAAAASPRGIINVDTNSPRNCLLVDGNTFSSQIQISSPRNLGLKRRKSQAKKVVCIPAPAAMNSRSSGEVVPSDLWAWRKYGQKPIKGSPFPRGYYRCSSSKGCSARKQVERSRTDPNMLVITYTSEHNHPWPIQRNALAGSTRSSSSSTNPNSSKSPTANANAAATSIGSQNTTYLPSSATPPPPPPPVSVSSVKDERGDDMELENVEDDDDIAPYRPELHDHQNQPDDFFADLEELEGDSLSMLLSQGCAGDGKDKKMASDGISDFFGWSGDNNNNNNNNNDDRDSRSL